GGCAGGCACTGGCTACGGGCGATCAACTCCCGAGCCGCGTCATCCACCCACATGGCCAATTGTTTTTCCGTCATCACCCAGCCCGGCACCAGTGTGTTGACGCGGATATGGCTCGGCCCCAGCTCCCGCGCCAGGCCTCGGGTCATGCCGTGGGCAGCGGCCTTGCTGGCGGCGTACACCGGGTAGCCGGCAGACGCCATCATCCAGCCGACCGAGCCCAGGTTGATGATCGAGCCGCCACCCGCCTCTTTCATCATTGGCACCACCGCCTTTGCGGCAAAGAAGGCGTGCTTGAGGTTGACAGCGATCAACCGGTCGAACATTTGCGAGTCGATTTCTTCCAGACTGTGGCGCACGTCATTTGCCGCGTTGTTGACCAGCACCGTGATCGGCCCGAGGGAATGCTCGAAGCGCCGGATTGCCGCGCCGTAGCCAATCTCATCGGTAATATCGCAGCACTCGAACTCGACCGTGTGGCCCTTGGAACTCAGCAGCGCCGCCAAGCGTTCACCCTGGCTTTGCGCGCGATCCACAAACGCCACTTTGGCACCCTGGGCGGCAAAGGCCCGCACCATGAATTCGCCAATCCCTGACGCCCCGCCGGAGATCAATACGCTCTTGCCCTTGAGGTCGGGATAAATGGCGTGTTCAGTACTCATAACGTAGTGCCTCGATCAATTAGTCGTATTTTATTTTACGAAATCGGCGTTAAAGGCTATAAATCTGCTGGATAACCGGTGAAATATCTCACATTAGTAGAACTATTCAACCCAAAAACAACAAAAGGAAGTTCGACATGAAGCACCCTCGATACCTGTTGTCCGGTCTGGCGCTGTCCATGCTGATCGCCAGCGGCGGCGCTCACGCCGCCGGCCTTACCAGCGAGCAGAAGCCTTTCGGTAATACCAATGACGGCAC
This genomic stretch from Pseudomonas synxantha BG33R harbors:
- a CDS encoding SDR family NAD(P)-dependent oxidoreductase, which translates into the protein MSTEHAIYPDLKGKSVLISGGASGIGEFMVRAFAAQGAKVAFVDRAQSQGERLAALLSSKGHTVEFECCDITDEIGYGAAIRRFEHSLGPITVLVNNAANDVRHSLEEIDSQMFDRLIAVNLKHAFFAAKAVVPMMKEAGGGSIINLGSVGWMMASAGYPVYAASKAAAHGMTRGLARELGPSHIRVNTLVPGWVMTEKQLAMWVDDAARELIARSQCLPGSVMPEHIANMALFLASNASAMCSAQNFIVDGGWV